GTGTAATTACATTAACTCAAGACCCTTTAGAATATCAGCAGCAAATTAGGGATGAATGGAGTTGACACAGCCTTTAATATTATTAAATACCAATATAATACTCTACTTTTTGGGTGGTAGGTTAGCAAACCCATTAGCATCAGGACAATATTTGATTTCAGTGATTACTGAAATTGAATTGTTGTCTTATCCCAGCCTCAGCCCTGATGAAGAAACACAAATTGTTGATTTTTTAAATAAAATTTTAGTTGTTAGTATTGATAGTGATATCAAAAATTTAACCATTTCACTTCGCAAACAATATAGACTCTGGCTTCCAGATGCAATCATTGCTGCAACTGTACAATCTTTAAATGCAACCTTATTCACTAATGATGTCAAACTGACTAATGTCGCAGAGATTAACGTTCAGACAGTGCAATTAAAGTGAGTAGTGGATTACCCTAGCCATTTGTAAAGTGATGCGATCGCTTGTTTTGAAATCAACAGAGTGCGATCGCAGATAGGTTTTTTGTAGGGAAACTGTGCGCCCTAATCGTATCACCACACCCAAAGCTTTTGTTACCAAAATAGAAGCTGTCGTTACAAACATGAACCCATCCATAGAGAACATCAAGACATTTGTGACCAACGTCTTAACGTTGTTTATTAACGCGAGTCCATCCATAGAGAACGTCAAGACATTTGTGACCAACGTCTTGACGTTGTTTATTAACGTGAGTCCATCCATAGAGAACATCAAGACATTTGTGACCAACGTCTTGACGTTGTTTATTAACGTGAACCCATTCATTAAAAACATCACAACATATTGAAACTCTGCTTTTCACAAAAGGTCACAAAAGGTTTGAAGTTTCAATATCTTGTATCAAAAATTTTGTGAAGTAGTATTAATACAGCACTTTGTATTTAACATAGAGTAAATACCTCCCTAACCCTGCCCTTGCTCAGGTGGGGTACTGCTGTAGTTCACACTTGTTGAAATCTGCTGTACTTTATCAAGGAATATTATTTTGAGCTTTTTTATCGGTTGCGCTGTTTGGGCATATAAAGGTTGGGTAGGCGAACTTTTTCCTCCAGGTACTCGCCCTGCTGAGTTTCTTTATCTCTACAGCCGTCGCTTCACTACAGTCGAAGGTAACACTACATTCTACGCTACACCCAACCAAGAAACTGTAGCCCGATGGGCAACCGATACACCATCAGGTTTTGAATTTTGCTTAAAATTGCCCCGAGATATTACCCACAACCAACAGCTACAACCTCATATCCCTGATGCTTTGAAATTCATCGAGGTGATGCGTCCTTTAGGTAAGCGTCTCGGCCCAATTTTTGCTCAGTTACCCCCTAGTTATGCACCAACACTAATCGACGACCTCACCGCTTTTTTGTCAGCTTGGCCTCATACAGAAATACCACTAGCCTTGGAAGTGCGACACCGTGACTGGTTCAAAGAACCCCACGCTAGTAATTTGAAAGCACTTTTAGAAAAATTAGGTGTGGGAAGAGTATTGCTAGACTCCCGCCCAATTTATACTGGCGATGACGACCCCCAGCTACAATCAGAACGACGCAAACCCAAATTACCAGTACAGTTTAGTATCACCGCACCTTTTAGTTTGATTCGGTTTATTTCCCACCCCAATTTAGAAATTAATCAGCCTTTTATGGCAGAGTGGGTTACACAAATTCAGCAATGGTTGCAGCAGGGAAAGCGCATTTACTTCTTTGTTCATTGTCCCATCGAAGAGCGATCGCCAAACACAGCCCGTTACTTCCAAAAATTACTAGAACAAAACGGTGTCAAAGTCCCACCCCTACCCTGGGATAACTTAAACCCTCCACCAAACCAGCTAAATCTTTGGTAATTGTTTAGTTGTTAGTGGGTACAGACGCGAGGAACATCGCGTCTGTACATTAGTTGTTAGTTGTTAGTTGTTATTGAATACTTACTCCACCCTACGGGAAGCCACTTGCGTGTCTACACACTCCTCCCCACTGCCCCTAATCCCCACCAGGGGGTCCCGGTGAGTTCCCCACCTTCCCCATCTCCCTCACAGACCCAAATGTTTTTGCAAAGCTTGACGCATCACATCTACAGGAACACTTTCCCTTTGCAACCAAATTTTTAATGCTGCTGCACCTTGTTGGACAAGCATTTCTAGTCCATCGATCGCAGTTGCACCTAATTGTTGCGCCTGTTGTAAAAATTTCGTTGGATTAGGAGTGTAAATTAAATCGTAGACGATCGCTTGCAATGATAAATTTGCCATTTCTGCTGCACTCAAGGGTGATTCATCGATCTTGGGATACATACCAATAGGAGTTGTATTGACTAGCAAATCTGCTTGTGGGATTAATTTAGGCAATTCATCCCATCTGTGAACATTGAGATTGACTTGTAGTGGTGAATTTTCCCAGCTTTGAGAAAAATCTCTCAATCGGTGTACATTTCGCCCCACAACATGAATTTCTGGACATCCTAGCTTTGCACAACCTGCTACTACAGCCCTAGCAGCACCACCGTTACCTAAAATTACTGCTACTTTCTGACTCCAATCTTGCTGATGTGTTTGTAAAGGAGCAAGAAATCCTTCTACGTCCGTGTTTGTACCTATCCAGGAGTTATTTTTTTTAATCACTGTATTTACTGCCCCGACAACTTGAGCAATAGGTTCTACAGCTGACAAACACCGCAGTATTGCCTGTTTGTGGGGGATTGTGACGCTAAAACCCACAACACCAATGGCTGCAAAACCCTGAACAACTGTGTGTAAATCTTCTGGTTTAATTGGAAAAGGCAGGTAGACATAATCTATTCCCAATTGCGCGATCGCAGCATTATGCATAACTGGCGATAGCGAATGTTCTACTGGATAGCCGATAACTCCTAGCAGTTTGGTTTTCCCTGTAATCAATGTTTCGTCCTTTGTCAGTTACATGTTGTTGGCTGTTTGTTGATAGTTAGTTCCAAACAACCACCAACTACCAACAATCAACAATTAATTTAAGCCTACAATTATTAGAGGGTACTTAACATTTCTTTGGAATCATGCAGGCAACAACAGCCTTCTCTACAACCCCTATTCCTGGCAAATATTGGCAGTGGCGAGGGCATAACATTTACTATGTACAAGCAGGAAAACCGCAACCCCAACATCCACCTTTACTGCTAGTGCATGGATTTGGTGCTTCTACTGACCACTGGCGCAAAAACATTGCTGAACTGCGTCACAATTTTGAAGTTTGGGCTATAGACCTTCTGGGATTCGGACGTTCAGCCAAGCCAAAATTGGAGTATGGCGGTGATTTGTGGCGAGACCAACTCTATGACTTTATCACTGGGGTCATAGGTCAAAAAGCAGTACTAGTAGGTAATTCTCTAGGTGGCTATGCTAGCTTGTGTGTTGCAGCCCAACGTTCTGACGCAGTAGCAGGTTTAGTATTACTAAACAGCGCCGGGCCGTTTAATGAGAACGAGCATACAGCTGAACCAGAAGCACTGCAAACTCAAATAGAACCACCACAACAGCCAGATAATTTGCAGAAACTTTTAGGTGATGTTGCCAAATGGATTTTTCAACAACCTTTAGCTCAATTTCTATTATTTCAATACGTGCGACAAAAAAGTGTGATTCGTCAAACTCTAGAAAAAGTTTATCTTGACAAAAGCGCAATTACAGAGCAACTAATAGAAGAAATTTCTCGCCCTGCTAATGATCAAGGTGCTTTCGATGTATTTTCCTCAGTGTTTAGAACTCCCCAAGGGGAAAAAGTGGATATGCTACTCAAGCAATTAACTTGTCATTTACTACTATTGTGGGGAGAAGCTGATCCTTGGATTAACGCCAGAGAACGTTCGCAAAAATTCCGCCAATACTATCCTCAATTGACAGAACACTTCCTGCGGGCCGGTCATTGTCCCCACGATGAAGTACCAGAACAGGTCAATTCCTTGCTGCGGGAATGGGTTTTTTCTGTAGTTAGTAGTTAGTAGTAGGGGCGCACAGTAATGCGCCCGTAACTACTAACCAATATCTACTAACTACTAACAGTCCTAAGCAGGTTATTTATAAAGTAAAAATAAGATCACTGTAGGGTGTGTTAGGCGCGTATCTTTATATCATTTTTCATGAAAATATGATTTTAGCGCCTAACACACCGTTGATATCATAGTGTATTAGGCTAAAGCCATAACACAACGCCACGTGACGCCTCTTTCTTTATGCCGGGAAAGGAGTCCACCGCACTGGCTCCCCTACTTAAGATTTACTTTATCAAAAGTCTCTAACAATAAATTGATATTAAGTACTTATTTCACCAGTAAAGACTTAATTTTTTGCTCTACCTCATCACTAATAATTTCAGAGCCTATAACAGGTTTATCGAGATTAACTCTAATAAAATTAGTCTCATCTTTTTCTGTAAATTTCTGATCATTATCAGAATCTTTAATAATTTTAATAAAAATTGCTCCCGTACTTTGTACAAGCGTCCAGCTCAATATTTGGCTATTGTTTGGTGTAATTTGCTGAAGATTTTTACCCGATAAATCAGATAGATACCCGATTCTGGCATCTTGAATATCGAGTTTTTGATCACTGTTAGTATCGCTATTAATAATTTGATATAGCCAATACCTGGCAGACGATTTACCCACTTTTTTTTCTTCCAATAAATCAAAGTTAGTAATAATTGCTTTTTTATTTAATAATATATTAGTTTGTCCATCTTTTTTACCATAAAAGATGATGTTATTGTAATAACTAGATCTATTTTCATAGGAAGATAATCTATCTTGATTTTTATCTGTTAGACCAACAGGAATCATCAAATAATCTGATTGCTCTTTAACTATTAATTCACCATAAACAATATTTTGTTCTGACTTCTGCTGAGCAGTTGCTTGCGTCTGTTCTGATTTCCTAGTAATACCTCCACTACAAGAAAATGAAAGTGCAGCTACAAGAGTAAATACAGCTATTTTTTTGAAAAAAATATGATTGTTCATTCAATTTTCTCAACAGGATATTCGGTAATTGGTAATGGGTAATTAAGATACTGATGATTTTCCCATGTCCAATGCCAATGTCTAAGCTTTGTAACATTGGCTGAGACGAGGAAGCTTTTTTCCTTGTCTCAGCCAAGCAGGAATTTATGAATACTAAAAATGCAAAAACCTGGTCAAAGGTGACCAGGTTATGCAAACTCTTTGGTGATTAAGTTAATGTTATTGTTCAGAGTTAAAAAAAGTAGACAACTAAGGTGGACATCACTAGCAGTAAACTCAGCATAATCTTGTTTTTCCGCTTGGGGATTTGGCTTCCCCTAACTAGGAGAATATGCCACCTTAATATTACTGTTATGCTGACAGCTTACTTGGGCTTCTGACGGGGGACACCAAGTCATTTGCCCAATTCAGTTTGGTTGTGCTTTGTTTGGTGTCCTACTTTTTAATCTATCATCCTAAAAATTAGTCGCAAGTACCTTTTAACTGAAGTTAAAGAGTCTTTAAATTTCTCAATACATAAGTGGATCGAGTGCGGAGACTGTTAGTGGTTAGTGGTTAGTGGGTAGAGACGCGAGGAACATCGCGTCTGTACATTAGTGGTTAGTGGTTAGTGGTTAATAACTAACTGGCTTGAAAATAGACATGGTGACCGGGGAAATATTTTCATTTGTTCTGGTGACGAATTCGTCATGATAGTTACTAACAACTAACTACTAACAACTAACTACTAACAACTAACTACTCAATTACCAACTCCACATCACAGGGTTATCATCAAGATGATCAGTGACGATACGTCCAATAGCATCGATTTGTTGCAGTTCAGCTTCTGAAAGTTGAATTGCAGCTGCTTTAGCATTATCTTGTGCTTGTTCAGGGTAGCGTGCGCCTGCGATCGCTTGAGTTTGAGGTTGGGCAATCAACCAGGCCAGGGCTAACTGGGCTAGACTACACTGATGCTGTTGTGCAATTGGACGCAGTTTTTCTAAAGCTTGTTGAGCGCGAGTAAAGTTTTCTCCTTGAAATAGCTTGTTATCATTACGGTTATCTTTTGGGTCAAATTTATGATTGGGGCTAAATTTCCCTGTCAACAATCCTTGGGCTAATGGTGAGTAGGCAAGAATAGATATATTGTTTTCCACACAGTAGGGCATAGCATCTTTTTCTACCTGTCGCCAAAATAAAGAATAGGGCGGTTGTAAACTATCAATACGTCCGTACTGAGCTGCTTCTTCTAATTGGCTGCGGGAAAAGTTGGAAACACCAATAGCCCGAATTTTACCTTGTTCTTTGAGGTGATTCAGAGCATCCATTGTCTGTGCAATCGGGACAATCTCATTATTAAACGCACCTGAAGGCCAATGAATTTGATAAAGGTCTATGTAGTCGGTTTTGAGATTTTTGAGAGAGCGATCGCAAGCCTCTATAACTTGATCGTACTTGAGATGGTTTGCAAAAACCTTAGTGGCGTACTCGACGCGATCGCGGACATCAGATAAAGCTTCAGCAACAATTCGTTCTGAATGCCCGTCACCATATACCTCAGCAGTATCTATTGTGGTAATACCAGCTTCAAAAGCTGCACGTATAGTTTTAATTGAGTCTACATCTTCAATTCCCACCCACATTTTTTTACCAGCTTGCCAAGTCCCCATGAGGATAGGTGTAATTTTTACTTCTGATGTACCCAAGCGTCGCTTTTGCATGTTTAAACCTTAATTAATAATGCTTTTTTGAGCTTACGCATTTTAGGTAGGTATATTATTGATCAAGAGACTACCCAAGCTATTGCACTACAATTACAGGCGTTTCTATATCTATCTGGTGGAATAATTTTTCCAATCCAAAATTGTCTGACCAACTTATTGGACTACATTTACTGGTGTTCCTACACTTACCTGCTCAAATAATTCCTGAACATCATTGTTGTACATACGAATACAACCGTGTGAGACTGCTTTACCTACTGATTCCGGATTAGGAGTGCCATGAAAACCAATCCAATTTGTACCATTTGTCCAAAATCCAATCCAATAGCGACCAAGAGGATTTTTAGGGCTTCCTCCTGGAATAGACTCACCTGTAAAAGGATGTAACCAAGTGGGATTTTTGGTCATATTAAGTACTTGGAAATTACCAGTTGGAGTTTCCCAACCTGGGCGACCTACTGCAATCGGATAAGATTTAATTTTGGTTTTGCCTCGATAAAGAATTACTTGACGTTGGCTAAGAACAATCTTTAAATTAATAGGTTGATTTATGGAATTTACTGTAGATTTTCCTTCAGTTTGGGAGTATGGTGTGCTAATAGTTGGAGCTTCTGTAATAATATTTAGCAAAGTACTGGCACTAGTAATTACAACAACACTAGCAAGCGTTGAACGCAAACTTCTCTTGTGGTTTCCGCTCATTTTTTTCTCCAAACAAATCTTTAATTGTGAAGGAAATTGCAAAAATTTTGGTAATTGGTAATTGAAAAAATCTTTTTCCCAATGCCCAATAACGAAGCATAATATCGTCAGCAATTAGCCGAAATTGATCTCAGATATTCTCTGATATGGAAATTTCTTCTTAATACTTATCTGTGATGATTTATTGATCTTCTGTCTCTAGGTGAGTGTCAGATTACATTAATTTGTAACAAAAAATACATATATATGATTAATTTCTGATGAAAATAAAATTTTGTATCGTCCGCATCAAGCTAAAGTTCCTGAGTGTAAGGAGGAATAAATGTGCAAGTTGATTTTCTGTCTTCTGGTAAGAGGTAGATATTTTTGCAATTCAACCAAGTATTGAGTTTAGTTAAATAATCCTCAGCAGATTAATCAATTTTTTGCTTATGTCCCAAACTAAGTACAAAATTGCATAAATTCATTCATAACAAAATTCCTATAGCTCAACTGTTGACTTATTTACGTTTTCCTTTGCGATCCTTCAGGTTTAAAAACACTACGAATTAATACAAATCACTATTAAGCAACTTGAAGCAAAAATTTTTCTTCTATAAATATTTCTCAATTCATTTCCCCAGATAGTGGCATGTTGCATTACTCTTGGCGTTAAATAAAATCAGAGTTAAAGTAGATACTTATGGTGACTACAACTTTTCACGCACTCAAAGAATGGGCAGTTGCCGTCACTGCTTTAGAAGCAGGCAAAACAATCATGCTGCTTCGTAAAGGCGGTATTCACGAACGCAATGGACGTTTTCAAGTCGTCCATGACGAGATTTTGCTCTACCCAACTTACGAACATCAACAACCCTTTTTACTTAAGCCTGAATATGCTAATCTTGTTTGTCCTGTAACACCAGGTTGGCATCCACAAACAATCCGCATTGGCAGTTGGGCAAAAATTACCGATATTTTCCCAGTTTGTGATGAATTAATAGTCAATGCTTTGCTTCCCTTTCATATTTGGAACGAGCATTTTATTAGCGATCGCCTCAAATGGAAAGCGCGTCAGCCATTATATATTTTGCTACTACGGACATACAACCTACCTCAAGTTCGAGAAATCCCTTATCTGCCTGAATATGGTGGTTGTAAATCATGGATTAATTTGGATGAAACAATTAACTTACAAGGAGCAGAACCAGCTTTAACAGATTCGACTTACAATCAATTAGTGGCAGAAATTCGTGATATTGTTGGTGACAAGTTTTATGTACCATGCTTCTAAAAAAGTAAAGGCTTGAGAACACAAAATTTGTAATATTAATAAGCAGAATTCCATAGCAATCTGATTTAATTTATGAACTAAATCGTAAAGGCAGGCAATAGGCAAAAAGTACAACTAGTAATTTTTAAGCAGCAATTTTTTGATTAACTGCGCTTATTAATTTAGTTAAGAATTTTCATAAATCTCACCAGATAATAAGCAAGTATTTGAATTGTTCATCAGTGAGGTATATGTCAATCTTATATGATTAGATCCCCGATTTCTGTAAGAAGTCGGGGATCTTGTTGTTCTTGGTGCAAGTTATCAGTTAAAACGAGTTTTAGTTTTTAGCCGTAACTTTAGTTTACGGCTTGATGCAAATATAAATAATAAAAAATCGTATTTGTCGATACACCCCTTTTTTTTTACAGCACCTAACATAATTGGAACACAAGTGTTTTTTATTGCTGCCTAAAGTTAATAAAGGAAGGTGCGTAATTTTGTCTCAGACTCAAGAAAGATTTATGTAAGTGTATACATCTGGAAAACTAAGCAAAAAACTACCCCAATGGGGTGATGTTAGACTTGACAAAAGTCTGTCATTATGCATGTAAATAGAAAAATACAAAGGAACTTACTATGCACCAAAGAATGTGCTGGTTATCTACATCCGGTGATAATGGGGATAAGATTTTGCATTTGCAGACTGCACCTCATCAACCGTGGCGTCCTTATACAGCTTTTCCTCAATATGCAGTACCAGATTACAAAATCCCGGGTGGCTCTAGAGGTTGGGCAACTTACCAGAAGCTTTTAAAGGCAGGTTGGACTTTAGTACCAACTGCATTAGCAAACGAGTTTTCTACATCAAATGCTCCTGTAGAACTCAATTCATAATTGATATACTTATAATTCTTTCGTATAGGCTTTCACTAAATAATCAATCCCCGTGATTGCAGTACCAACAAATACAGCATATGCTCCTAAATTAATCGCCTGACGCGCCATCGTAGGAGACGAAATACTACCTTCACAAATCACGGGAACTCTCAAGCTTTTTACCATCTGAGTGAGGAGTTCCCAACTAGGAGGAGAAAGATGGTTAATAGTGCAAGTATAGCCAGATAGAGTAGTTCCTACTATATCCGCACCAGCGCTTATCGCTGCGATCGCTGCTGCAATTGTATCTATGTCAGCCATCACTAACTTATATCATGTCCGCTTAAGGACTTATCATTAAGTATATTTCTTAACATAATGATTGTTTATTTCCGCCTACTTATTTTGGTCGGACTTGATATTACCCAACTTCTGATGAACGTGGGGTTAATAATATCTGCAATTGTTTCATCTTCATCCTTCATCCTACTCTACGAGAAGCCGAAGAAGGCGCGTCTACATCCTTCATCCTTCATCCTTGATGATTGGTTCTGGTTGGACTGGTATCCAGACTGTAAAAATTGAACCAACACCAACAGTAGATTCTACTTCAATTCGCCCCCGATGTAGTTCCACAAGTTGTTTAGTTAATGCCAAACCTAGTCCCGTACCTTCGTAACGGCGACGGTAGGGGGTATCTAGTTGATGAAATTTTTCAAACAGTAATGGTAACTGTGCTTGAGGAATACCAATACCAGTATCTTCAACTTGAAACACTGCTGTGTGATCTTCCATCCACAGGCGTAAAGTGACATTTCCACCTTCAGGCGTAAATTTGATCGCATTACTTAAGAGATTCCATAGGATTTGTTCTACTCTTCTAACATCGGCAGTAAAGCGATCGCTTTTTTGCTCAACAAGTAACTCTAGTTTCAAAGTGACTTGCTGGCTGGTGGCTTTTTCCAGTAACGATGCAACTATATTTTCAGCGAGCTTCACTAAAGAAAACTCTGTAATATTTAAAACAGCTTTACCTGCTTCGATCTGGGATAAATCCAGAATATCATTAATCATTTCTAATAGATGTTCGCCACTGTCATGGATGGTTTGCAGATATTCCCGTTGGCGTTGATTCAAATCTCCAAAAGACCACCGCAGTAAAGTTGCAGACATACCAATTACGTAGGTCAACGGTGTAAGTAATTCATGGCTGATGGTAGCAAGAAATTCATTGCGGAGGCGACTAGCAGCTTCAGCAGCGACTAAGGCGTCATGCAACGCCACTGTGCGTTCAACGACTCTTTGTTCGAGAGTTTGTTTCTCTTGAGTCAGTGATCGCATTAACTCAGCTTGATAAATTGCGATCGCCAATTGTTCTGCAACAGAAGTTAGGAGACTTTTTTCACTCCCAGTCCACTGACGTGTTCTATTGCACTGATGAGCAATCAAAAGTCCCCAAAGTTTATCTTCAAATACAATTGGAGCGATGAATTTTGAGCGGACTTTAATAGTTCTTAAAGCATTCAACAACCACTCTTCTAAAACATAAGTTTTTTCAACATCATCTACAGCAACACTCAAGCCTTGACGATACTTTTCCCACCAGGGAGAGTTGGGTAAAAAGCAATATTCTTCTCTATAGTGCAAAACAGAAGGAATAGTATCGTCAACACGGGATTCATAAATTACACAATTAGAAGATAGTGCTAAATTGAGTGATAATGAGGAATTTAAGGCATAAGTTTTGACTTGATCAATACCTGGAATTCCGAAACGAAATATCTCATCGTTTAGTGCTGAATAATTTGGCTGTCCCGGTTTTGGCTTAATCAAATCGCCTAAAAAATTATCTTGAGAGAATAGCCCCGCAGGTAAATTATTATTAGTATTCAACCTCTGAGAACGGTTAAAAAGCTCTGCCACCTGTGGATAAACTAACTTGCAAATTACTAACCGATCTAATTCTAAAAACTGCCGCACCTGCTCAATTGCTGTTACGATAATTACCGATAAGTCTAGACTTTGGCGAGTCTGAGTTGTAATCTGATTCAATAGGCGCTCTTGAGCAAGTTGTTTGTTGAGGGCATTCTCCACTG
Above is a genomic segment from Fischerella sp. JS2 containing:
- a CDS encoding type II toxin-antitoxin system VapC family toxin, producing MELTQPLILLNTNIILYFLGGRLANPLASGQYLISVITEIELLSYPSLSPDEETQIVDFLNKILVVSIDSDIKNLTISLRKQYRLWLPDAIIAATVQSLNATLFTNDVKLTNVAEINVQTVQLK
- a CDS encoding alpha/beta fold hydrolase, which gives rise to MQATTAFSTTPIPGKYWQWRGHNIYYVQAGKPQPQHPPLLLVHGFGASTDHWRKNIAELRHNFEVWAIDLLGFGRSAKPKLEYGGDLWRDQLYDFITGVIGQKAVLVGNSLGGYASLCVAAQRSDAVAGLVLLNSAGPFNENEHTAEPEALQTQIEPPQQPDNLQKLLGDVAKWIFQQPLAQFLLFQYVRQKSVIRQTLEKVYLDKSAITEQLIEEISRPANDQGAFDVFSSVFRTPQGEKVDMLLKQLTCHLLLLWGEADPWINARERSQKFRQYYPQLTEHFLRAGHCPHDEVPEQVNSLLREWVFSVVSS
- a CDS encoding DUF72 domain-containing protein, whose translation is MSFFIGCAVWAYKGWVGELFPPGTRPAEFLYLYSRRFTTVEGNTTFYATPNQETVARWATDTPSGFEFCLKLPRDITHNQQLQPHIPDALKFIEVMRPLGKRLGPIFAQLPPSYAPTLIDDLTAFLSAWPHTEIPLALEVRHRDWFKEPHASNLKALLEKLGVGRVLLDSRPIYTGDDDPQLQSERRKPKLPVQFSITAPFSLIRFISHPNLEINQPFMAEWVTQIQQWLQQGKRIYFFVHCPIEERSPNTARYFQKLLEQNGVKVPPLPWDNLNPPPNQLNLW
- a CDS encoding shikimate dehydrogenase, yielding MITGKTKLLGVIGYPVEHSLSPVMHNAAIAQLGIDYVYLPFPIKPEDLHTVVQGFAAIGVVGFSVTIPHKQAILRCLSAVEPIAQVVGAVNTVIKKNNSWIGTNTDVEGFLAPLQTHQQDWSQKVAVILGNGGAARAVVAGCAKLGCPEIHVVGRNVHRLRDFSQSWENSPLQVNLNVHRWDELPKLIPQADLLVNTTPIGMYPKIDESPLSAAEMANLSLQAIVYDLIYTPNPTKFLQQAQQLGATAIDGLEMLVQQGAAALKIWLQRESVPVDVMRQALQKHLGL
- a CDS encoding aldo/keto reductase, which produces MQKRRLGTSEVKITPILMGTWQAGKKMWVGIEDVDSIKTIRAAFEAGITTIDTAEVYGDGHSERIVAEALSDVRDRVEYATKVFANHLKYDQVIEACDRSLKNLKTDYIDLYQIHWPSGAFNNEIVPIAQTMDALNHLKEQGKIRAIGVSNFSRSQLEEAAQYGRIDSLQPPYSLFWRQVEKDAMPYCVENNISILAYSPLAQGLLTGKFSPNHKFDPKDNRNDNKLFQGENFTRAQQALEKLRPIAQQHQCSLAQLALAWLIAQPQTQAIAGARYPEQAQDNAKAAAIQLSEAELQQIDAIGRIVTDHLDDNPVMWSW
- a CDS encoding L,D-transpeptidase; translated protein: MSGNHKRSLRSTLASVVVITSASTLLNIITEAPTISTPYSQTEGKSTVNSINQPINLKIVLSQRQVILYRGKTKIKSYPIAVGRPGWETPTGNFQVLNMTKNPTWLHPFTGESIPGGSPKNPLGRYWIGFWTNGTNWIGFHGTPNPESVGKAVSHGCIRMYNNDVQELFEQVSVGTPVNVVQ
- a CDS encoding DUF1802 family protein; its protein translation is MVTTTFHALKEWAVAVTALEAGKTIMLLRKGGIHERNGRFQVVHDEILLYPTYEHQQPFLLKPEYANLVCPVTPGWHPQTIRIGSWAKITDIFPVCDELIVNALLPFHIWNEHFISDRLKWKARQPLYILLLRTYNLPQVREIPYLPEYGGCKSWINLDETINLQGAEPALTDSTYNQLVAEIRDIVGDKFYVPCF